One genomic segment of Verrucomicrobiia bacterium includes these proteins:
- a CDS encoding AIR carboxylase family protein — protein MIELQIVAGSVSDVPRMRDSGMFSILDAVIGHEYYEVNVCSAHRNAAELAEFTSAGVAEGARVYIGVAGMAAALPGALAAHTRMARLVIGVPMDEDGIDSCLYMPPGVPVATAGVGRVGLKQAAIMACQVLSIGNDLRLQKLLEYLDSTAKPAQFRIDIKEFKA, from the coding sequence TGTGAGCGATGTGCCACGCATGAGAGATTCCGGGATGTTTAGCATTCTAGACGCGGTCATCGGGCATGAGTACTACGAGGTCAACGTCTGCTCGGCCCACCGCAACGCCGCTGAGCTGGCGGAATTCACCAGTGCGGGTGTGGCTGAGGGTGCTCGGGTGTACATCGGGGTTGCCGGCATGGCAGCTGCCTTGCCCGGTGCTCTGGCTGCTCATACCCGGATGGCTCGGCTGGTCATCGGTGTGCCGATGGACGAAGACGGCATCGACTCGTGCCTGTACATGCCACCTGGCGTGCCTGTGGCCACGGCTGGTGTTGGCAGGGTGGGCCTGAAGCAAGCAGCCATCATGGCCTGCCAGGTGCTGAGCATCGGCAACGATCTGCGTCTGCAGAAGCTTCTGGAGTATCTGGACTCCACGGCCAAGCCGGCCCAGTTCCGTATCGACATCAAGGAGTTCAAGGCATGA